In Fragaria vesca subsp. vesca linkage group LG5, FraVesHawaii_1.0, whole genome shotgun sequence, the genomic stretch AATTCGGTGCATCCTTCTAGGGATGTTGGTAACTGGGAATTGAATCAATTGATAGAGCCAAAGCACCTTTACCTGACGCAAATGCAAAGCTGGAAACGCCGTCGTTTAGTTCCCTCTCGACTCACAATCAATCATTCTCTGGGTGACATTATCATTTCCATCTTGGACTCCCTTTTTTCTAATGGCTTTCCTCTGTCTCTTTGCACAGCTGAACCACACTCACTAAACAACCAGACAAACCTCCCTTAAACAAAAACATAAATTTTAAGAGTAATTTTCATTTACATCCTTAGTATCAGCGTAGTTGTGTGGCAGACTAATTAAACAAACGTAAGAAACACTTGTTATTATTATCTAACTATATCGGTTGTTAGAAATATCTAAATCCTTTCTTTTTAGACACTAACTGGTTAGTCGTAACAGACACGTGGTCCAACAAACACACAATAATTTCTCTAATTTTAAAGATTATATTAATCATACTATAATTATTTCATGTTTAATGAAGTGTACGTAGCTCTTTTTAGAGAGAGAAAAGAATAGTCTAGTTGAGAGAGAGAGAGAGAGAGACTGTAATCTCAGTTACTACTACTAAACCCACTTTTACATTTCTAGCCAAAAGCTTCCAGCTTTTTAGTCTATCTTCACCTGCTCACACCGTCACACCTTCTTAACTGAGCTTTGCTTAACCAAACACCTGGATTTGCTTCTCTCACTCACTCTCCAAAACTCTACACACTCAATTTGAGTGAACATGTTTTAGGTCTGCGGGACACAAGGGCATTTGGACTTTTAAGCTTTTGCCTACTTTCATTTTGGCTCTTGCTTTGCCTTCTGCAGCTGGTTAAAAGGTACTTTTGCTCATCTTTTCTTTCTTATAGTTTTTTCTCAATCTCAATTATTAATGCCCATTTTTGGTTCACTATTTCAAAGCTTCTAGCTACACTGTCTCTATTATTTGGGTGTTGTTCTAGTTTAGTGGGTGGTTTTTATCTAAAGTTTCAATCTTTCTGGGTCACCATATTGTTGACTGCTTTCAGCTCATTCTAAGTTGGTTTCTGCTAGATTTGGGATCTGGGTTTCGCTTGGATTTGGGTTTTATTGCTTCTGTTGTTTGGTTTCTAGAGAGAGAAAGGAAGTTGGGGAGAGAGAAAAATGGCTGGAGGAGGTGTTGCCAAGGTGGATGAGCCACAGCCTCACCCACCCAAAGAACAACTGCCCGGCGTTTCTTACTGCATTACAAGTCCACCTCCATGGCGTGAGTACTTCTTCTTCACATTCTCTTATTGTTTTTTACTTTTTTCTTTCTGGTTTGCATTTTGAGCAGTGTGTGACTTTTGAGCAATAGTGTAAGATTGTTCTTGGTGGATCTTAGTTTCAAAGTTTGATTCTTTTGGATCTTCTTAGGTATATCTGAGGCATGTTTTAGATAATTCAACCTTTAATTTGTTTTCTTTTGGATACGTGATTCCTGTATTTCATCGCTGAAAGTAGCTTTTTCTTTGTTAGATGCCGCTTTTCAAAAAGGAAATGTAAAGTACAAATTGTAATATGCTTTCCCTAATTTCGTTTTCAGATTAAATATAGAATATTAATGTCAAGATAAAAGAATCTACTAGTGTTCTCCTTCAACTTATGTTCGTTTTTTTTTTGGGGGGATTTTATTTCGATTTATGTACTTTTGAGCAGCGGCGTTGATTATGTTTACTGCTATTTTGTGAACCTGGCATCTGGTTTTCCAGTAGTGGTAACATAAGCTATGCGCCTATTTCTTGAAATCAGCTGAATTCGTATTTACTCTAGTTCTTTCCAGACTTTGGTTTCTCGTCACTCTTTGGGCCTTTGGCGAAGCTTTTCTGCTTTTGTTTGCTAATGGTGCTTTGAATTCTAATTCAGTAGTTTTGCTTTAGGCAATTGCATAGAACATGTTGAACTAGACATATGGTAGTTTTAAATTTTAGATGATGTTGAGCAACATTTCCTAAGTCTCTGTTGTTTATGTTCCATTTTCTAACAAAATTGTGGGCCATCCTGATGCAGCCGAGGCCATTCTCCTTGGGTTTCAACATTATCTTGTGATGCTTGGCACTGCAGTTCTCATTCCTAGTGCTCTTGTTCCCCAGATGGGAGGTGGAAATGTAAGATTAGATTGATTTTGACTAATTGGGCTTTCCTTCAAAATTGACCCAAAACATATTCTAAGTGTTTCTTTCAATTGTTATAGGAGGAGAAGGCAAAAGTGATCCAGACCCTACTCTTTGTTGCTGGTTTGAACACCTTGAAGCAAACATTGTTTGGGAGTAGACTACCTGCGGTGATTGGAGGGTCATACACGTTTGTTCCCACCACAGTTTCAATCATATTAGCTAGTCGATTCAGTGATTCTGCAAACCCTATAGACGTAATCATCTGAAACCCATCTTGTTTTACATGTTGATCATTTTCTAAATGTGAATTCTATGTTACTTGCGGTCCAATGTATGATATATAATTAAGGAACAACAGCCTTTTCTTTTACTACATGTCACTCGCATTTCTTGTGGAGATCACTGAATGCTAAAGCTCTAAGAGCATCTCCAACAGCTTCCCCAAATTCTTGAAATTCTCCAATTTGGAGAAGATTTTGGGTGTTTTGCTCCAACAGATTCCCTAAAACTTTCTCCAAAATGGGGAATGTGATGAAAGAGAAACCCAAATTCCCCAAATCTGCAGCATTCTCCAAATTTTTATAGAAGGATTTGGGGAATCATCTTGAAATCTCCAAAATAGAGAATCTGTTGGAGTTGTAGAAGAAAAATTGCTTGAAGCATTGACTTTTGCTTCCCTATAATAGAGAAATTATGGAGAAGCTGTTGGAGATGCTCTAACTGCTGGATTTTTGTCATACCATAATCCATATCTACAAACTAAGCAAGATTTGTCTCTGTTTTTTATGTCTTTCGTTTCAGAAATTTAAGAGAACAATGCGGGCCATTCAAGGTGCTCTTATTGTTGCCTCAACCCTTCAGATAGTCTTAGGCTTCAGTGGCCTTTGGCGTAATGTTGCAAGGTTGGTTCTAATCTAAATAAATGGAATTCCCACATTGGTGTTATAAAGATCAATAAAAAAGTATCTGCTTTATACCACTTCAGATTTCTCAAGTAAATGGCTTCCTGAAGTTGAATTTTTTTTATTAATAAAGCTTAAAGTAATGCTGGCTATAACTCTTCATTTATTTATTTCAGGTTTTTAAGTCCACTTTCAGTTGTTCCATTGGTAGGACTAGTTGGTTTTGGACTCTACGAGTTGGGTTTTCCTCTGGTAAGTGTTTATCTGAGATGCGATTCATATAGACAGTGAGTCAAGCTCTCCCAGTTATTTATTAATGTTTTTTTTTCCTCCATGTTTAGCTTGCCAAATGTGTTGAGATTGGATTGCCAGAGCTTGTCATTTTAGTATTTATTTCTCAGGTAAACATGTGGCGTATTTTAACTTTGTTAAATCTCTTTCCTTCTAAATTTGAATTGTCGTAACCATATGTAACAGTGATAGTAGCAAGGCTGATGCTCTTTTCTATATTGATTGTGTTGCAGTATTTGCCCCACATATTTCACAGAGGAAAACATGTATTCGATCGTTTTGCTGTTCTATTTGCCATTGTGATCGTGTGGATATATGCTCATCTGCTCACTGTTGGTGGGGCATATAATGACTCAGGCCCCAAAACACAAGCAAGTTGCCGTACCGATCGTGCTGGACTTATAGATGCTGCTCCATGGTTAGTTCAGAACATGGCCTTAAATGCAGATTTCCTCTTCTTACCTTATATAGGAGTATAGGAGTAGAAGCCAATATTTTGGTGGACATGGAATAATGGACTTGTATTAGAAATAAGAAAGTAGACCATGGTAGGAATTTGAGGCATGCTATGATGTCTTCCATCCTTTATTGCATAGTTGGATTGTTATTATATGTTTTTGTCTAGCATGCGTGCCTTACTTTTCTGCATTGATAAATAATACTGGTTGGAAAGAATGCTTATTGAATTGGGTCTGCAGGATAAGAGTTCCATATCCCTTCCAATGGGGAGCACCCTCATTTGATGCTGGCGAAGCCTTTGCCATGATGACTGCGTCTTTTGTTGCTCTTGTAGAGGTTTGTTCTCTTTATGCCATATGAGTTGCTATTATTCAGAAGCCAAAATTTTATGTCATCATTGCTTTAGTTTTCAACACAGACCTTGATTTTGATTTGGCCCCTAATGGTGCTCATTTTTATTTTTCTCACATGTCCAATATGGTAAAAACAGTCCACTGGTGCTTTCATTGCTGTATCAAGGTATGCTAGTGCAACTCCAGTGCCACCTGCTATTCTGAGTCGTGGAGTTGGTTGGCAGGTAAATTAGCTGATCTCTTAAAGTTCTAGTTCTCTACAAATAACTGCTGTTCCTTAACAGCTAAGCTTTATAGGTGCACCCCTTGCATTTGAGATAAATTCCACATAAACTTCTTTGTTTCCAAACCTGAATAAACTGCGGTATTAATATAAGAATGCAATATTGTGTTCTTTATATTTCACTCAATCCACTTATGCATGTTTATACTTTACAAGGTCACTCTCTCAAAAAGTCTCTCATTCCCAACCATAAGTAGTGTTCTCAATTTATGACTGCAATTAACTGGATACTTTATCCTTGCAGGGTGTTGGGATTCTAATTTCCGGGCTCTTTGGAACTGTGACTGGGTCCTCAGTATCCGTGTAAGACTAACTGGGATAATAGTTATGCTATATTTGATTAAAAAAAAAGTTGTGCTATATTTGATTAAAAAAAAGTTATGCCATTAAAATATAGTAATTTGATTAAGCAGAAAATAAATTTTCTACCTTATTCTGAGACTTCACTTGGTCTCTGAGCAGAGAGAATGCTGGTCTTTTGGCATTAACACGTGTTGGAAGTCGAAGGGTTGTGCAAATATCTGCTGGGTTCATGATCTTTTTCTCCATTCTGG encodes the following:
- the LOC101296665 gene encoding nucleobase-ascorbate transporter 6-like; this translates as MAGGGVAKVDEPQPHPPKEQLPGVSYCITSPPPWPEAILLGFQHYLVMLGTAVLIPSALVPQMGGGNEEKAKVIQTLLFVAGLNTLKQTLFGSRLPAVIGGSYTFVPTTVSIILASRFSDSANPIDKFKRTMRAIQGALIVASTLQIVLGFSGLWRNVARFLSPLSVVPLVGLVGFGLYELGFPLLAKCVEIGLPELVILVFISQYLPHIFHRGKHVFDRFAVLFAIVIVWIYAHLLTVGGAYNDSGPKTQASCRTDRAGLIDAAPWIRVPYPFQWGAPSFDAGEAFAMMTASFVALVESTGAFIAVSRYASATPVPPAILSRGVGWQGVGILISGLFGTVTGSSVSVENAGLLALTRVGSRRVVQISAGFMIFFSILGKFGALFASIPGPIIAALYCLFFAYVGSCGLSFLQFCNLNSFRTKFILGFSIFMGLSIPQYFNEYTAINGYGPVHTGGRWFNDMINVPFQSEAFVAGVIAYFLDNTLHRDSTIRKDRGKHWWDKFRSFKGDSRSEEFYSLPFNLNKYFPSV